The following coding sequences are from one Paenibacillus sp. FSL R5-0912 window:
- a CDS encoding IS110 family transposase has protein sequence MKNTIKYVGLDVSKEKIAVAIADEGRDPARYHGAIAHTPDAVGRLIRKLKSPEVTLEVCYEAGPTGYDLYRWLTKMGISCTVIAPSRIPQRSGDAIKTDRRDAERLAQLHRAGELTAIHVPTPELEALRDLIRARENAREELHRARQHLVHFLLRHQIHTPEGMKKRWTKRYRLWLSTLTFEHTAQERVFTEMQQQLREVEERIKRLEEAMRKEAEICPYASVIQALQGLRGIALLTAMTLVVEIGNFERFRSPAQLMSYLGLVPRESSTGPKTRRGRLTKTGNASVRRALVESAWSYRYLPAVKGDLEKRLEGQSAHVQETSWKAQERLHKKYVQMVKRGKHRNLVIAAVGRELVGFIWCVAVKAEAGIA, from the coding sequence ATGAAGAATACCATAAAATACGTAGGTTTGGACGTGTCAAAAGAAAAAATTGCAGTGGCGATTGCAGACGAGGGACGGGACCCCGCACGGTATCACGGAGCGATTGCCCATACGCCAGATGCTGTAGGACGACTCATTCGGAAACTGAAAAGCCCGGAGGTTACTCTTGAAGTCTGCTATGAGGCGGGACCCACCGGGTATGATTTGTATCGCTGGCTGACCAAGATGGGAATTTCCTGCACGGTCATCGCCCCCTCACGTATTCCTCAGCGTTCAGGCGATGCCATTAAAACCGACCGACGGGATGCAGAGCGGCTCGCTCAGCTCCACCGTGCGGGAGAATTGACGGCCATTCATGTACCCACTCCGGAACTCGAGGCTCTTCGGGATCTCATCCGAGCCCGGGAGAATGCTCGGGAAGAACTGCACCGGGCCCGGCAGCACCTCGTTCATTTTCTGTTACGGCACCAGATCCACACCCCGGAAGGGATGAAAAAACGCTGGACGAAACGATACCGGCTGTGGCTCTCTACCTTGACGTTTGAGCATACCGCGCAAGAACGGGTATTCACCGAGATGCAACAACAGTTGCGGGAGGTGGAGGAGCGCATTAAACGGCTAGAGGAGGCCATGCGGAAAGAAGCCGAAATCTGCCCGTACGCCTCTGTGATTCAAGCGCTCCAGGGTCTTCGGGGGATTGCCCTGCTCACGGCCATGACGCTCGTCGTTGAAATCGGGAATTTTGAGCGGTTCCGTTCGCCTGCGCAGCTGATGAGTTACCTGGGACTGGTTCCGCGGGAATCTTCTACAGGACCCAAGACAAGACGGGGCCGCCTGACTAAAACAGGAAATGCCTCCGTAAGGCGTGCTTTGGTGGAATCGGCCTGGAGTTACCGTTACCTTCCGGCGGTCAAAGGCGATTTAGAAAAGCGGTTAGAAGGGCAAAGTGCTCATGTCCAGGAAACGTCATGGAAGGCGCAGGAGAGATTGCACAAAAAATATGTGCAGATGGTCAAACGGGGAAAACACCGAAACTTGGTGATCGCAGCGGTGGGACGGGAATTGGTCGGATTCATTTGGTGTGTTGCGGTAAAGGCAGAAGCAGGAATCGCATAA
- a CDS encoding family 16 glycoside hydrolase: MLKKLFTSLSASLCLLLILTAIPAFAANGPVVWGTSSTITDINTFTDAGTDARGLRPGTFGAEYARMIKLANGDWLAVAAIYDNNGYTKVSWGGTRLQVFRSTDNCRTWSLMSTLWEDGRDLDNGQFVQLANGDILLAMRSVRWQESYKLRVYKSVNGGANWSFLSTIDENNGTAGSLGNPDKGVYEPHMQLLNDGSVAVMYASEKHVTENPSYSQIISEKISTNGGASWGNELYVAWDPSNAGARPGMPVWSKMTNGQYIVAFEVCGTQNCRIFTKKSTDGKTWSSGIGTQVSTNQQGGPYLLSLTDGRLLLSSNSNVLSLSNDYGTTWVDNDVPAFGNSWWTAMYQTGVNEIAFVDSVERSVGGHNVQVRFGTLSGAYSNDFAANDNGWVRYGGTWAVSGGAYNLSSVNADKSVLTPYPSKMNYTLEGDIRLNNAGQGSLVFNLTGPGTGADSQKGYAAGIDSAGEVWLGRFNNNWTPLQTVATPIAVNSWYHMKVVVGSGNIKVYVGDMAVPKINLNDALYTSGTIGVRGGFNNSVSFDNITVN; the protein is encoded by the coding sequence TTGTTAAAAAAACTATTCACCTCGCTGTCGGCTTCCCTGTGTCTGCTTCTGATCCTTACCGCCATTCCGGCATTTGCCGCGAATGGCCCGGTGGTGTGGGGTACCTCATCCACGATTACCGATATTAACACCTTCACCGATGCGGGTACTGATGCCCGCGGGCTCAGACCCGGAACCTTCGGGGCGGAATATGCCCGGATGATCAAGCTGGCGAACGGGGATTGGCTGGCGGTCGCCGCTATCTACGATAACAACGGCTATACCAAGGTCTCCTGGGGCGGCACCCGGCTGCAAGTCTTCCGCAGCACAGACAACTGCCGCACCTGGTCGCTAATGTCCACCCTGTGGGAAGACGGCCGTGACCTCGACAACGGGCAGTTCGTGCAGCTGGCCAATGGCGATATTCTGCTGGCCATGCGCTCGGTCCGCTGGCAGGAGTCGTATAAGCTCAGAGTGTATAAGAGTGTGAATGGAGGCGCGAATTGGAGCTTCCTGAGTACAATTGATGAGAACAACGGCACCGCTGGTTCCCTGGGGAACCCGGATAAAGGGGTATATGAGCCGCATATGCAGCTGCTGAATGACGGCTCGGTAGCTGTCATGTATGCGAGTGAGAAGCATGTGACCGAGAACCCTTCCTACAGCCAGATCATCTCCGAGAAAATCTCTACCAACGGCGGAGCCAGCTGGGGGAATGAGCTTTATGTGGCCTGGGACCCGTCTAACGCCGGGGCACGTCCGGGGATGCCGGTCTGGAGCAAGATGACGAACGGACAGTATATTGTCGCCTTTGAGGTGTGCGGAACGCAGAACTGCCGGATTTTCACCAAAAAAAGTACAGATGGCAAGACGTGGTCCAGCGGTATCGGCACCCAGGTATCGACCAATCAGCAGGGCGGGCCATATCTGCTCTCCTTAACCGACGGCCGATTGCTGCTCAGCTCCAACTCCAATGTATTGTCTCTAAGTAACGATTACGGGACAACATGGGTGGACAACGATGTTCCCGCGTTCGGGAATTCGTGGTGGACGGCGATGTACCAGACCGGGGTGAATGAGATTGCTTTTGTGGATTCGGTCGAGCGGAGTGTTGGCGGGCATAATGTGCAGGTCCGGTTCGGCACACTCAGCGGTGCATACAGCAATGATTTTGCGGCGAATGACAACGGATGGGTTCGTTATGGGGGAACCTGGGCCGTGAGCGGCGGAGCCTATAACCTCAGTTCGGTCAATGCGGACAAATCCGTGCTTACCCCGTATCCATCTAAAATGAACTATACGCTGGAAGGCGACATCAGGCTGAATAATGCCGGCCAGGGCAGTCTGGTCTTCAATCTGACGGGTCCGGGTACCGGTGCAGATTCACAGAAAGGCTATGCTGCGGGCATTGACTCCGCCGGCGAGGTCTGGCTGGGACGCTTCAACAACAACTGGACCCCGCTCCAGACAGTGGCTACACCCATTGCGGTAAACAGCTGGTATCATATGAAGGTGGTTGTGGGCAGCGGCAATATCAAGGTATATGTTGGTGATATGGCTGTGCCTAAGATTAACCTGAATGACGCGTTGTATACCTCGGGCACCATCGGGGTGCGGGGCGGCTTCAATAACAGCGTAAGCTTCGATAATATAACAGTGAACTAA
- a CDS encoding carbohydrate ABC transporter permease translates to MKKLALNIAAVLLALLFVFPLIWMFLTSLKPDGVNVYTLADWVNWSDLNTDNYVKVIRDSQILHWTWNSLVIGVLTTVISILLSSLAAFSFSKLPFRTRGIFYVLIVSGLLIPTEAILIPLYETALHLQLIDNIWAIILPGLTNPIGILLLKQFMDGVPRDYIEAAQIDGSRSFRLWWSICLPLTRSAMVSVGIFFFILSWNNFLWPYLAITSEENMILSAGLPTFLSNNNMSLNLIMTASAIAAIPTILVFILLQRHIVQGVAMSGVKG, encoded by the coding sequence ATGAAGAAGCTTGCTTTAAATATTGCTGCTGTTCTGCTTGCGCTGCTGTTTGTTTTTCCGCTGATCTGGATGTTCCTCACCTCCCTGAAGCCTGACGGTGTGAACGTATATACGCTGGCTGATTGGGTGAATTGGTCAGATCTGAATACCGATAACTATGTCAAAGTCATCCGGGACTCGCAAATTCTGCATTGGACGTGGAACAGTCTGGTCATAGGTGTCCTCACCACCGTCATATCCATTCTGCTCAGCTCGCTGGCGGCATTCTCCTTCTCCAAGCTGCCTTTCCGGACGCGGGGGATATTCTATGTGCTGATCGTTTCAGGTCTGCTGATTCCGACAGAAGCTATACTGATTCCGCTCTATGAAACTGCGCTGCATCTGCAGCTGATTGATAACATCTGGGCGATTATCCTGCCCGGGCTGACCAACCCGATCGGCATTCTGCTGCTGAAGCAATTCATGGACGGGGTACCCAGGGATTATATTGAAGCCGCGCAGATTGACGGCAGCCGCAGCTTCCGGTTATGGTGGAGTATCTGTCTGCCGCTTACGCGCTCAGCCATGGTCTCTGTGGGAATCTTCTTCTTTATCCTCTCCTGGAATAACTTCCTGTGGCCTTATCTGGCGATTACCTCAGAAGAGAATATGATTCTTTCGGCAGGGCTGCCCACCTTTTTGTCGAATAATAACATGTCGCTCAATCTGATTATGACGGCAAGTGCCATTGCGGCGATACCGACGATTCTGGTGTTCATTCTTCTTCAGCGGCATATTGTCCAGGGTGTGGCGATGTCCGGTGTCAAAGGTTAA
- a CDS encoding cache domain-containing sensor histidine kinase, translating into MKSSMRYKWMLLLVLFSLTPLVVMGIISFSISKSTINHKVTEYSEHLLYQTADNLDTRLGVYKDMMMQVLNNNEIVGMLRTLDRTDTASYDVDSLSLTTKLSTIVAINQDVQSISFVSDRHYIKGIYRWNKRTPAEVEPFLQTLEGGSNFRWYPTRYGTYVDSLNSQSTHVFSVAKQLYKISDDSPLGIVAVLDIREDVIKELVSKAVSNNRDLQSFVMDGRGMLVSYPDSGLIGRSVTEVLGEAGYEKLIGSGPEETRFPLTYKGDSLIVNAKKLHTNDWVVVNVISKAALYQDSNRLLQIFIFVGLLCIVFSVIAALVLANSITNPILKMIRLMRQVMSGELSVRYKAKSRHDEIDILGDNFNYMVVRIDELLKAVYLEQDQKRMAELKALQAQINPHFLYNTLDIIKWTALIQKANNAAEMVSLLSRLLRISLGKGEETVTVEEEIEHVQCYLGIQKFRFNFNIETVVEMDDEVRHLRTPKLILQPIVENAIIHAFGEMESGGSIRISCSKAPGNLVWFEVADNGKGIDPALARSLLAGQAQEEEKSGGIGLANVDERIKLICGKMYGIEIHSEPGTGTSIRIKLPLMTEDIRGNR; encoded by the coding sequence ATGAAGAGCAGCATGCGCTATAAGTGGATGCTGCTTCTTGTTCTCTTCTCCTTGACACCGCTGGTGGTCATGGGGATTATTTCATTTTCGATCTCCAAATCAACGATTAACCACAAAGTAACCGAATATTCCGAGCATCTGCTGTACCAGACCGCTGATAATCTGGATACGCGGCTGGGTGTGTACAAGGACATGATGATGCAGGTGCTGAACAATAACGAGATCGTGGGCATGCTGCGGACCCTTGATCGGACAGACACGGCCAGCTATGATGTGGATAGTCTGTCGCTAACGACGAAGCTGTCCACGATTGTGGCGATCAATCAGGATGTGCAGTCGATTTCTTTTGTATCGGATAGGCATTATATCAAAGGAATCTACCGCTGGAACAAGCGCACGCCAGCCGAGGTAGAGCCATTCCTGCAGACGCTTGAGGGCGGCAGCAACTTCCGCTGGTATCCGACCCGCTACGGGACCTATGTAGACAGTCTGAATTCGCAGAGTACCCATGTCTTCTCGGTAGCCAAGCAATTGTACAAAATATCCGATGACAGTCCGCTGGGGATTGTGGCTGTCCTGGATATCCGGGAGGATGTCATTAAGGAGCTGGTCTCGAAGGCGGTAAGCAACAACCGGGACCTGCAAAGCTTCGTGATGGACGGCCGCGGCATGCTGGTCTCCTACCCGGACAGCGGACTGATTGGCAGAAGTGTGACTGAGGTGCTGGGTGAGGCGGGTTACGAGAAGCTCATAGGCTCCGGCCCTGAGGAGACGAGATTTCCACTCACGTACAAGGGCGACAGCCTGATTGTGAATGCTAAGAAGCTGCACACCAATGACTGGGTGGTTGTGAATGTGATTTCCAAAGCGGCGCTGTACCAGGATTCGAACCGTCTGCTGCAGATTTTCATCTTCGTCGGGCTGCTCTGCATTGTCTTCTCGGTCATTGCTGCACTGGTGCTGGCGAATTCCATTACGAATCCGATTCTGAAGATGATCCGTCTGATGCGGCAGGTGATGTCCGGCGAGCTCAGCGTCCGCTATAAAGCCAAAAGCCGGCATGACGAAATCGATATTCTCGGCGATAATTTCAACTACATGGTTGTGCGGATCGACGAGCTTTTGAAAGCGGTATATCTGGAGCAGGATCAGAAACGGATGGCGGAGCTCAAGGCATTGCAGGCGCAGATTAACCCGCATTTTCTCTACAACACGCTGGATATTATTAAATGGACGGCCTTGATTCAAAAAGCCAACAACGCAGCAGAGATGGTCAGCTTATTGTCACGCCTGCTGCGGATCAGTCTGGGCAAAGGGGAAGAGACGGTTACGGTGGAAGAGGAAATCGAGCATGTGCAGTGTTATCTGGGGATTCAAAAGTTCCGCTTCAACTTCAATATTGAGACCGTGGTTGAGATGGACGATGAAGTCCGCCACCTGCGGACACCCAAGCTGATACTGCAGCCGATTGTGGAGAACGCGATTATCCATGCTTTTGGAGAGATGGAGTCCGGCGGGAGCATCCGTATATCGTGCAGCAAAGCGCCGGGCAATCTGGTATGGTTCGAAGTAGCGGACAACGGGAAGGGGATAGACCCGGCGCTTGCGCGTAGTCTGCTGGCCGGGCAAGCGCAAGAGGAGGAGAAATCGGGTGGCATTGGACTGGCCAATGTGGATGAACGGATTAAGCTGATTTGCGGAAAAATGTACGGCATTGAGATTCACAGTGAGCCTGGTACAGGAACGTCAATACGAATCAAGCTGCCACTCATGACAGAAGATATAAGGGGGAACCGCTGA
- a CDS encoding glycoside hydrolase family 2 protein, which produces MATEHYIKDYPRPQFVRKEWQSLNGEWSFRFDDGNVGERERWNEQLNGDLKIQVPFTYETKASGIGETTFHPYVWYERELQLPADLNGKRVMLNFQAVDYTAKVWVNGSYAGGHQGGYAAFSLDITDYVNTDAGAANRLVVKAEDSQSCTQPRGKQRWVDENFECFYVQTTGIWQSVWVEYVSPSYLKAVKITPDLDNRSVRFEYQTQAADDNLRLETKISTGQKTFKQVSLHVDRTWLQLDVELTHEANGPWKLQSWSPAAPTLYEVEFILYKDNQVIDRVYSYFGLRKIAIEQGKVLLNNTPVYQRLILDQGYWPESHLTPPSEEALIADIDAILAMGYNGVRKHMKIEDARFLYWCDVKGLLVWSEMAATFEFNDEAVENFTNEWTEIVRQQYNHPSIITWVPFNESWGIPQVYTNKLQQKFTEGIYHLTKSIDPNRPVIVNDGWEHTISDIITLHDYEESGDVLLERYADSTSILGRASSFNTWKYAMAQGYEYRGQPVIVSEFGGIAFDSGEGWGYGEQVSSTDAFIERFSKITQAIKDTPYICGYCYTQITDVQQEVNGLLTADRTPKIPLEVIRKANLQLKE; this is translated from the coding sequence ATGGCAACTGAGCATTATATTAAGGATTATCCGCGTCCGCAGTTCGTCCGTAAGGAATGGCAGAGCTTAAACGGGGAATGGAGCTTCCGGTTTGACGATGGCAACGTTGGTGAACGGGAGCGGTGGAATGAGCAGCTGAACGGGGATTTGAAAATTCAGGTGCCTTTTACGTATGAGACGAAGGCCAGCGGAATCGGCGAGACGACCTTTCATCCTTATGTATGGTATGAGCGGGAACTGCAGCTACCTGCGGACTTGAACGGTAAGCGGGTGATGCTCAACTTCCAGGCGGTGGATTATACCGCCAAGGTGTGGGTTAACGGCAGCTATGCCGGAGGTCATCAAGGCGGTTATGCGGCCTTTTCGCTGGATATTACGGATTATGTGAATACGGATGCGGGAGCGGCCAACCGGCTGGTCGTCAAAGCGGAAGACAGCCAGAGCTGTACTCAGCCGCGGGGCAAGCAGCGCTGGGTGGATGAGAATTTCGAGTGCTTCTATGTGCAGACAACGGGGATCTGGCAAAGTGTGTGGGTAGAGTATGTGTCGCCCTCTTATCTCAAGGCTGTCAAAATCACTCCGGATCTCGATAACCGCTCTGTCCGTTTCGAATATCAGACACAGGCAGCGGACGACAATCTCCGCCTGGAGACTAAGATCAGCACGGGGCAGAAGACATTTAAGCAGGTCTCGCTCCATGTAGATAGGACCTGGCTGCAGCTGGATGTGGAGCTGACTCACGAAGCGAATGGACCGTGGAAGCTGCAGTCCTGGTCACCTGCTGCGCCGACCCTGTACGAAGTAGAATTTATTCTCTACAAAGATAATCAGGTCATTGACCGGGTATATTCCTATTTCGGACTCCGCAAAATTGCAATCGAACAAGGCAAGGTGCTGCTTAACAATACACCGGTGTATCAGCGCCTCATTCTGGATCAGGGCTACTGGCCGGAGAGCCATCTGACCCCGCCGTCCGAAGAAGCGCTGATTGCCGATATCGACGCGATTCTGGCGATGGGCTACAACGGTGTGCGCAAGCATATGAAGATCGAGGATGCCAGGTTCCTGTACTGGTGCGATGTAAAGGGGCTGCTGGTCTGGTCGGAGATGGCGGCGACCTTTGAGTTCAACGATGAGGCAGTGGAGAACTTCACGAACGAATGGACGGAGATTGTCCGGCAGCAGTATAATCATCCTTCGATTATCACCTGGGTGCCTTTTAACGAATCTTGGGGCATTCCGCAGGTCTACACGAACAAGCTGCAGCAGAAATTCACCGAGGGGATCTATCACCTGACCAAATCCATCGATCCGAATCGTCCGGTCATTGTGAATGACGGCTGGGAGCATACCATCAGCGACATCATCACCCTGCATGATTATGAAGAGAGCGGAGATGTCTTGCTTGAGCGTTATGCAGACTCCACCAGCATTCTTGGCAGGGCATCCTCATTCAACACCTGGAAATATGCCATGGCTCAGGGCTATGAATACCGCGGCCAGCCGGTGATAGTTAGCGAATTCGGGGGCATTGCCTTTGATTCCGGCGAAGGCTGGGGGTATGGAGAGCAGGTAAGCAGCACCGATGCCTTCATTGAGCGGTTCAGCAAGATTACGCAGGCCATCAAGGACACCCCTTATATTTGCGGATACTGCTATACGCAGATTACGGATGTCCAGCAAGAAGTGAACGGGCTGCTTACTGCGGACCGGACACCGAAGATTCCGCTGGAAGTGATCCGGAAGGCCAATTTGCAGCTGAAGGAATAA
- a CDS encoding ArsR/SmtB family transcription factor, with amino-acid sequence MIDILELSMEHPDELVRVTHALSTELRLRMLELLNSRRMNVMELAEALEIPVSTAASNVKVLEQAGLIETELLPASRGSMKVCSRIYDDIKIIINVPDRRAQADQGDYCYEIEMPIGNFTACEVAPTCGMVSEAGPIIVEDSPAGFFHPDRVHAQLLWLRKGYLEYRYPLEIPQGAAVGLIQFSMEICSEAPNYENDWPSDITLWINNVEVGTWTSPGDFGGRRGKLNPSWWIDTGTQFGSLKTWSVDNTRSTIDHQELSAVNLSQLKLTEQNHVDLRLGVKENAVFKGGMNLFGRKFGDYEQDLVMKIFYTVK; translated from the coding sequence GTGATCGATATTCTGGAATTATCCATGGAACATCCTGATGAACTGGTTAGAGTGACGCATGCGCTGTCTACGGAGCTTAGACTAAGAATGCTGGAGCTGCTCAACAGCCGGAGAATGAATGTAATGGAATTAGCCGAGGCGCTGGAGATACCGGTGTCTACTGCGGCCTCGAATGTGAAGGTGCTGGAGCAGGCGGGGCTGATTGAGACTGAGCTGCTGCCGGCTTCGCGCGGCTCCATGAAGGTCTGCAGCCGCATCTATGATGATATCAAGATCATCATTAATGTCCCTGATCGCCGCGCACAGGCGGACCAAGGAGACTATTGCTACGAAATCGAGATGCCGATTGGCAATTTCACAGCCTGTGAAGTGGCGCCTACCTGCGGCATGGTCAGTGAGGCAGGGCCGATTATTGTGGAGGACTCACCGGCGGGCTTTTTCCATCCGGACCGTGTTCATGCCCAGCTGCTCTGGCTGCGTAAGGGGTATCTCGAATACCGCTATCCGCTGGAGATTCCGCAGGGGGCAGCGGTCGGCCTGATCCAGTTCTCGATGGAGATCTGCTCCGAGGCGCCAAATTATGAGAATGACTGGCCTTCGGATATTACCTTGTGGATCAACAATGTGGAGGTTGGCACCTGGACCTCGCCCGGCGACTTCGGCGGCAGACGAGGGAAGCTGAATCCTTCCTGGTGGATTGATACGGGTACCCAGTTCGGCTCGCTCAAGACCTGGAGCGTAGACAATACCCGCAGCACGATCGACCACCAAGAGTTATCCGCCGTCAATCTGAGCCAGCTGAAGCTTACAGAGCAGAACCATGTGGATCTGCGGCTGGGTGTGAAGGAGAATGCGGTCTTCAAGGGCGGAATGAATCTGTTCGGGCGGAAGTTCGGCGATTATGAGCAGGATCTGGTGATGAAGATCTTTTATACCGTCAAGTGA
- a CDS encoding ABC transporter substrate-binding protein, with product MRINKKFTGLVTAGLTLALILPGCSSGNKENGEPAKANEPAKTESAGGSPVEISFWNMFGGGEGEFVDQIIKDFNDSQKEVTVKPLRLESNEYYAKLSTALSSSKGPDIAIAHVDRISPFVKAQQIVPVDELASKVGFDLKEISDSNMQSVSYEGKPYAVPLDTHFHMFYYNKDILQKADLLNEDGTPKLGEMTPAGFEKTLADIQAKVPDVQAMAVNTPYFQEPFLNLYYEAGGDILNSELTKASINNPQALDVLKFYLDVFNNKYADLNDKTPWDTFHNGKAAFWFGGVWEAGLLLGDESLHIGAMPLPPIFGSQTHWASSHTLVIPSYVTPEKQEAAAKFMKYFSEIGGETWGQAGHVPANSKVTTSDAYKSLPYRSEFIEAQKTVKFAPPTDKYTTIITTISEELQNIIFGSESPEDGLAKLEKQINEVLEN from the coding sequence ATGAGGATAAATAAGAAGTTCACAGGTTTGGTAACGGCCGGGCTGACACTGGCCCTGATTCTGCCGGGTTGCTCATCCGGAAACAAAGAGAACGGTGAGCCTGCCAAGGCGAATGAACCGGCAAAGACAGAGAGTGCAGGCGGCAGTCCGGTAGAGATATCGTTCTGGAACATGTTCGGCGGCGGGGAAGGGGAATTCGTAGACCAGATTATCAAGGATTTCAATGACTCGCAGAAAGAGGTGACCGTGAAGCCGCTCCGCCTCGAATCCAATGAGTATTACGCGAAGCTTAGCACGGCGCTGTCTTCCTCCAAAGGCCCGGATATTGCCATTGCCCATGTGGACCGGATCTCCCCGTTCGTGAAGGCACAGCAGATTGTACCTGTAGATGAGCTGGCGTCCAAGGTCGGATTTGACCTGAAGGAGATCTCTGATTCCAACATGCAGAGTGTGTCCTACGAGGGTAAGCCTTACGCTGTCCCGCTGGATACCCACTTCCATATGTTCTACTACAATAAGGACATTCTGCAGAAGGCGGATCTGCTGAATGAGGACGGCACCCCTAAGCTGGGTGAAATGACACCGGCGGGCTTCGAGAAGACGCTGGCGGATATTCAAGCCAAAGTGCCGGATGTGCAGGCGATGGCTGTGAATACCCCCTATTTCCAAGAGCCGTTCCTCAATCTCTATTATGAAGCCGGCGGGGATATTCTAAATTCGGAGTTGACCAAAGCCAGCATCAACAATCCGCAGGCGCTGGATGTTCTGAAATTCTATCTGGACGTCTTCAACAATAAATATGCCGATCTCAATGACAAAACGCCGTGGGATACCTTCCATAACGGCAAAGCTGCTTTCTGGTTCGGCGGTGTATGGGAAGCGGGGCTGCTCCTCGGGGATGAATCCCTGCATATCGGCGCAATGCCGCTTCCTCCGATCTTTGGCAGCCAGACACACTGGGCCAGCTCCCATACGCTTGTAATTCCGTCCTATGTCACTCCTGAGAAGCAGGAGGCGGCAGCCAAGTTTATGAAGTATTTCTCTGAAATAGGCGGAGAAACCTGGGGCCAGGCGGGTCATGTGCCTGCGAACAGCAAAGTAACTACCAGCGATGCTTACAAGAGTCTGCCATACCGCAGCGAATTCATCGAGGCGCAGAAGACTGTGAAATTTGCCCCGCCGACAGATAAGTATACCACCATCATTACCACTATCTCCGAAGAGCTGCAGAACATCATCTTCGGCAGCGAGAGTCCGGAAGACGGGCTTGCGAAGCTGGAGAAACAGATTAACGAAGTGCTGGAGAACTAG
- a CDS encoding carbohydrate ABC transporter permease, whose product MERSVIENKAATPLRRREPIHLLKEIKAIFYLVPFLVPFTVFYLWPVINGAWMSLHVWGIQGMQKYVALANYKKILENPDFYSYLWNSFYFVLLCAPTVLVLGLVLALIINQRIWVRTLIRSVFFLPYVLSVSVVSFIWLKLFDAKNGPVNALLHALGMNTDINWLTDHRFVWWAITIATDWWSVGFVMVLFLAGLQEIPTDHYEAAKIDGANAWQRFWSITLPGLSSVMKIQIFYQIINCLKLFGQVQIMTGGGPGDSTNTMIRYIYVTGFKKDMFGLAAAQSMIFCFIMLLIAVVQFKITDRKDG is encoded by the coding sequence ATGGAGCGGAGTGTAATAGAGAATAAAGCGGCAACGCCTCTTCGCAGGAGAGAGCCCATACATCTACTGAAGGAAATAAAAGCTATTTTTTATCTGGTCCCCTTTCTGGTACCGTTTACAGTGTTCTACTTGTGGCCAGTAATCAACGGAGCCTGGATGAGCCTGCATGTCTGGGGCATTCAGGGGATGCAGAAGTATGTTGCATTGGCCAACTATAAGAAAATTTTAGAGAATCCGGATTTCTATTCGTATTTGTGGAACTCCTTTTATTTCGTACTGCTGTGCGCGCCAACCGTATTGGTGCTTGGACTGGTACTGGCGCTGATCATCAATCAGAGAATTTGGGTACGGACCCTGATCCGCTCCGTGTTCTTCCTGCCCTATGTCCTGTCCGTCTCTGTGGTCAGCTTCATCTGGCTGAAGCTGTTCGATGCGAAGAACGGCCCGGTGAATGCTCTGTTGCATGCCCTCGGTATGAACACGGATATCAACTGGCTCACCGATCACAGGTTCGTGTGGTGGGCGATTACGATAGCGACAGACTGGTGGAGCGTCGGGTTTGTGATGGTGCTGTTTCTGGCCGGACTGCAGGAAATCCCTACAGATCATTATGAAGCGGCGAAGATCGACGGCGCGAATGCCTGGCAGCGCTTCTGGAGCATCACCCTGCCGGGGCTGTCCAGTGTGATGAAGATCCAGATCTTTTATCAGATTATCAATTGCCTCAAGCTGTTCGGACAGGTACAGATTATGACCGGCGGCGGGCCGGGAGATTCCACCAATACCATGATCCGCTATATCTATGTCACGGGGTTCAAGAAGGATATGTTCGGCCTGGCCGCAGCGCAATCAATGATCTTCTGCTTCATCATGCTGCTGATCGCCGTGGTTCAATTCAAAATCACAGACCGCAAAGACGGATAG